Part of the Tolypothrix sp. PCC 7910 genome, AATACCTTTACAATCAAAAGCCGTCAGCTTATATGTTCAGCAAGCCTACAATCATTTTGCCCAGGGAGATGTAGAAGGAGCGATCGCGGATTTCAATATAGCCCTCTGTATTCATCCCAACAGCGCCGAACTTTATATTGCAAGAGGTAATTTTCGTAAACATAAATTAGGCGATCGCCTCGGTGCGATCGAAGATTACACACAAGCCATATTTATTAATCCGGATAACGCTTTCTTTTATTTTTGTCGCAGTCAAACCTACCAAGAATTAGGTAATCAACAAAAAGCAATTGAAGATTACAATATAGGGTTAACACTTGCTCCAGAAGGGACTATGTGTTGTTTAATTTAGCGCATGGGGCATAGGGCATTGGTAATGGGTATTTGTCCCCCTGCTCTCTGCGTTCTCATCTCCCTCGTCCCCAGTCCCCAGTCCCCAGTCCCCAGTCCTTATTACTTAATTTTTCGTAATCGCTGGGTGTATCAATATCGATATCGCCTAAGTTAAAAGGGATAGAGAATACTTGATTAAGGTTGTTCTGAATCACTTTTTTTGCACCGGAATTACCTGGTAGAGTAGCGAGTTCTGTAAAAAATTGGTGACTAAATAAAGCAGGTACGCCTAATGTTCCTGCATATTCGCAAGCAATGATTGGTTTTTGGGTTGTATGGTATGCATCAACCAGTTGATTAATAACTTCTGGTGAGAGAAATGGTTGATCGCAAAGTACAATCACTACTGCTGTAATTTTTTGATTCAGACTATGCAAGAAATTCATCCCAGTCTTAATAGAACTACCCATACCAAAAGCCCAATCTAAATTCTCAACAATAGTAACGGGGAGTTCATTAATTTGGGGGCGAATTTGTTCTGCATAAGCCCCAAGTACTACCACTACAGGTTCACAAACTGAAGCGATCGCAATTTCTGTAATGTATTGCGCCAAGCTGCGTCCTTGATACAATAAAAGCTGTTTAGGTGTTCCCATCCGCGTAGATGCACCCGCAGCCAAAATCATAATTGCTATTTTTGCTTGTTCCGTTTCTATTTTCTGATTAATAGATTCCATATAATTGATCGGCGTGAATCGGCGGTTAATTATTACAGTATTAACCATATTGTTATTGTAATTTTCCAATTACCTATTACCTATTACCCATTACCAATTAAAAAGGCGTTTCCGTCTTCAAATGCAGAGTTTCTTTTAACTGTGGATGTTGAAAGTAAATTTCTCTTGCATGGAGATATAACCTAGTAAATTCTGCACTCAATCCATAAAGTGAATCTCCTAAAATTGGCGTACCAAGTCCTTGAATATCAGCAGCATGAACCCTTAATTGATGGGTGCGTCCTGTTGGCGGTTTAAATTCCACACGCGTATAGTTTCCCTCTCTAGCTATTACTTGAAAATGGGTAATGCTGGGTTTACCATATTCCCAATTAACTTGCTGATAAGGGCGATGATTGGGATTTCCCCAGAGTGGTAATTCAATTACACCTGCGTCAACATTCACAATTCCTGAAAGTAAAGCTTCATAAATCTTGTGAACTTGCTGTTGCTGAAATTGGATACTGAGTTGGCGATAAGTTTGGCGATCGCGTGCTAGCAGTAAAATACCAGATGTGTCTCGATCAAGTCGATGTACTGTGTTGAGTGACATTCCATCAGGTAATACATTTCGCAAACGACTGAGAACGCTGTCTTGGGTATCAAGATAACGTCCGGGAACTGATAATAATCCGGGGGGTTTATTTACAGCAATTAACCATTCATCTTCGTAAATAATCGCTAGCTTTTCCGCCATTTCTGGAAATCCCGACAGCAAAAATCCCATCAAAGGTTGACAGCGTTCTGTACAAGCAGGGTAGAATTTGCCAGGAATTTTTTCACCATCAGTTGACGCAGAACCCCACCAAAATTCTGCCATTGCTAAAGGTTTAAGACGATGCATTGCTGCATATTGCAGTAACTTAGGCGCACAACAGTCACCTGTACCGGTGGGTAATCCTTCTGGCATTAATTGTTGTAGCGATCGCGATTTTCCATAAAAATTGATTAAGGTGTAAGCTGCGTGCATCTGTGCTTGCAATTGCCGAGAAAGTTGTTTACGCTGTTGTTTCAATTCCTGTATCCGCATATCTGCTGCTGCAATTAACTGCTTTAGCGGCTGTAAAACTTCATTTTGCTGGCGTTTGAGTAATTTTCGCTCAATTCCCTGCTGACGGCTTTCTTCGTCCAGTTCTTTCAAAGCGATAGTAAGTGCTTCGCCTGTCAGCGTTTCGCAGATTAGCTGGCGTTTTTCTTGGCGTTGATGTTTGCGATCGCGGTGGCGATCGTTCATGGCTTGTAACTGCTGTACAAACTCACGAGATAAACTTTCATATTGCTGTCTTTCGGGGATTTGCTGTAAAGTAATCAGTTCTTGCTTGATAGCTTCCAATTGCGCCAAAGTTCTAGCTTCATCTACAGCTACTTCTTCTCTCCCTGGTATTGGTGGAACCCAACCCTCAACTACACTGCAACTATGCAGCAACCCAGAGAAAGCCTTAATTACTCGCTGTTCGCCAGTTGGGAGTTCAACCTGCAAAACACCATACATCTTTCCTTCTAGAGAATAGCGCTCATCACTTGCTAATTGTTGCATTAAACCTTGGGCGATCGCTTCTATTAAAGGGGTGCGAGGTAGTCTCAGCAAATTACCACTTTGCGGACAATATCCTTCATAGTAATATTCGGCTAATGCGTTATTGGCTGCACAATTAGAGTTAATAAAATCTGTAAGCGGATGTAGAAATACCATAGAAGGGCATTGCTGAATCAGGGGATGAATTGATGTATTGAAATCTTAAACTCCTTATTCTCTCTGCGTCTTTGTGCCTCTGCGTGATATAAATCATCCTGCAATTATGCAACACCCGTAAAAGGTGTTACGGCAAACTTATCTCAATATTAAAATTTAAAGGGTACCTTGAATTGTTGGTGGTGCGTTGCGCTGCGCGACAACACACCCTACATTTTTGATATTAATTGCTAACAATATAATCCACTGCAACAGCTATATCAGAAAATGCTATTGGATAAATCGTCCCGCCTGTTAATGTGGATTTAGAAGCGTACTCTCCATCTTGAGGATCTCGAAAGACTATAAGCTGTCTTTTTCTGAGGTTAACTACCCAGTATTCAGGGATTTCAGCTTCGGCGTAGACTTTGCTTTTAATTTCCAAATCTTTTTCTAAAGTGGAATCAGAGTATTCAATCAACCAAAAAATATTTTCTGGATAAGGATGATGATTGAGATATTCACGCCCTAAACGTTGCACAATTGCAATATCTGGTTCAGGTTCAGAGTTATTCGGAAGTGTAATTGGTTTAGCTGGACGAATTGTAGCGCGTTCCCCCAAAATTCGAGAGAGATATTCCCCAGCTTCCGTACTGAAATAAGGATGGGGTTCGCCTTCCGGTGACATCTCTATAATCTCTCCTTTTAATAGTTCCACACGCCGATCATCTAGGATACCGGCTGCAATCATGCGATGGTATTCATCTATTGTCCACTTTGCTGTTGTGACAACCATAGCGATCGCTTTTTTATCGCGCTTATAATTTCACATCGTACACTCAAACTTTAAATTGATTGCGGTTTTTTGCCAATCAACAGGGCGAGTTCTAGCCACTTCCAGTAACAATCTACATCTGTAAAGCCAATATTTCGCAGCCAATTGAGTTGAGTTTCTACGTCCAAAAGTTTATTAGATGGGTCTTCAGTTTCTATCGTAAAACCAATAGAGTGTAAAAAATGTTCGTGCAATACTTGTGTGGGTGAGGCAACATGTTCTAAATTGCAGAAAATCCCGCCAGGTTCCAATATCTGAAAAATTTCTGTATATAGGGAACACTTGCGATCGTGAGTTACGTGGTGGATAGCAAAGCTAGAAACTACCGCATCAAAAGTACCTAATTCTGGCAAGGGATAATCTAAGTTATGGGATATTACCTGTACTGTTGTATCCCCAGAAAAACGATTTTTGACCGCTTCTAACATAGTTGCAGAGAAATCAACTGCGATACTTTCAGCTTGGGGACGGTCAATTTTCAGTAATGCTAATAAGCGACCATCTCCAGTACCTAAATCAAGAATGCGCTTCACAGTCTTAGGTACTTGTTCCAGCAAAACTGCTTCACCCTCAGTCCGATGGGGTATTGAATCAGCCTTTGCCAAATAGCTTAAAGCATGGTCAGCAGAAGTCCACAGGTTAATTTGATTCATCACAGAACACTGCTCTTAGCGATCGCATTTTGTAATTTCTAGTCAGAGCAATTCTACATCTTTTACATTAAGGTTCGCTTCAAACAGAAAAGTTTAAATTCACCCTTTCCCCTTTTCCCCTTAACTTTTCTCCAAAACCAATTTTTTCACTTCTTCACCGCACAGCTAGAAGAATTTAACCAAGAAGCCGCTGTCTTGGGTGTCTGAGAAACTAGGGTCACATCACCTTTATCGTTAAATACCCACCCAGTAGCCGGCATAACTAATACAGCTTTCTGTTGTGGTGGCTTGGCTGTTGTATTATAGCTGGGATTGCTTGTATTTAATGAATTCGCAGTTAGGCGAATATCTTCCCAGACAGTATTAGCACTAAGTAATTCGTCAGGTTTTGGAGGTAAACCACCACGTCCGACATCGGTAAATTGACCCGCTGTTTTTTCATCTCCCGCACCACAATTTTGAGCAATTTGCTGAGAAGGATCGTTGGCGTTGGTGGGTAGAGAAACAATTCCTTTGCTAGGGTCAATATCTGGAGAACTGATACTGATGACACCGTTTAACTGTGGGTCAGTTTGGGAAATTGCTGTAATATCGTTAGTTTGCAGATATTGGGAGTCAAGTTTTGCTGGGTCTGTGGTTCCTAACTTCTGTTCAAGTTCTTGTCGGGTGAGGGTTGCTAATCCAATCACGCCTTTAGCGTCGATTTCGATAGTACCACCGCTACCAGAGAAAGCATTTGCCGCAATATCATTATTTTCCAAAGATGGAGAGACAATAAAGCCATTATTGGAATTAAGTTTAATTGCAATCGCACCACCATCACCACCCGCACCTTGACGGCCTGCGGTAGTAGATATCAAACTTTGACGGCGAAATAACAGTAAATCTTGCAAGTTGAGTGCAATACTACCGCCTTGACCGCTATTTGTATCAGCAGTAATCTTTGCTTGATTATCAAGAGTTAAGCGATCGGCTGTAATGCTAAGACTACCGGCTACTCCTGAACCTTGACTATCCACAGAAATTCTCGCACTATCTTTAATTGTCACTTGCCTCGGGTCAATATTAATCGTACCGCCTTGGCCAGTGGAGTCAATTTCAGTATTTGCAAATAATCCACTATATTGATTAATTGAACCTAGAATACGTTTAGCTTCTTGCTCATTATTGGGTTGTACAAAATCGTAATTATCTTTAATATTACTGAATATTGCTATTAGTTGTTTCAGTCGTTCTTGGTATTTAAAGTCTTGTCCTGCAATTGTAATATTATCTGTAGCATTAATTTTAATATTACCTGCTGCTCCACTTCTATAGGCATTAGTCAGAATTTGTCCGCCGCCTGTTATTTCCAGATTATTGACATTAACGCTAATATCTCCACCGTTACCGCTACTTTTAGAGGGTGCGCTTAAAACTCCGCCATCGCTAATACTCAATGTGCCAGTATGAATAGCAATATTTCCTCCAGCACCAGCATTAGTTACTGTACTTTCAGTATTTACAAATAATCCACTAGAAAATTTATTTATCAGTGCATAGCCTGATATATTTACAGAAGCTGCAGCTGGGTTTTGCTCATTCCAAGGATTAATATTAATGTTGCCACCTTTACCACTAGAACGCGTATCAGCATTAAATCTTGAACCCTCTGTTAAGGAAAGAGACTGAGTTTTAATATTAATATTACCTGCATTGCCACTACCAAATGTTTGAGCATCGATTCTGGATGTATTACTTAAAGATAATAACTGAGCAGTAATTTCAAGATTACCTGCATTACCACTACCAAATGTTTCCGCCTGAATCAGTGATTCATTACTAAAAGCAATAGACTGAGCTGTGATATTGACATTACCTGCTTTTCCCGTACCATAAGTTCTAGCATTTAAAATAGAACTATCAGTAAAAGATATTGCTTTATCTACTGTAATCAAAAAATTTCCACTATGTCCTGAACCAAAAGTACTAGCATTTAAATAAGAATTGTTTGTTACCGATAAAGAATCAGCACGGATATTGATATCACCACCACCACCTTTTCCTGTTAGATTTGGTTTTGAGGGATCTGAAGTAAGTTGATTGCTACCAGTGTTAATACTACTTTGAGCAAGCGAGACTGAACCACCAGTTGCGTTAACAGTTACACTCCCTGCTTTTCCAGTTCCTAGAGTATCAGCCAACAGAGAACTTTGGTTAGAAAGAGAGACTGAGCGAGCCTTAATATCAATATATCCTCCACCCCCATCTCCATAAGTAGCACTTTCTAAATTACTGCTACTAAGAGATAATTCTCCCAGTGTTCTAATTATGATATTGCCTGCATCCTTAGTAAATATTTCTTGTTGATTATTACCTTCCACTAGGTTGCTAGTAGTTAAGAAAGAGTGGTCAAATGTGACTTTTTGAGGAATAAGTGAGCTATCTTTCGTTAAGCCAATATAGATATTTCCCAAATAACCATTACTAAAAATTCCTTTGATTTCGTTGGCCGGATTAAAAGTAGAACTGTTAAGAATAGAAACCTCATTATGGGCACCAATTATAATATCTCCGGCATAGCCTAAACCAAAGTTAGTAGTACTTATCCTGGCTTGGTTTAAAAATACCGAATCCTTAGTGGCTTCAATATAGATAGCAGAATGTGAATCAAGATTATTATTGTTACTTTCGCTAGTAATATTACTATTGTCAACCGAAAATGTATTACCAGCAATTAATTTAATAGTTCCTGCTACTCCCAAGCCATTATTGTCTGCTTGAATTTGTGCGCGATCGCTTAAGGATATATTACCCCCTGTTTTCACTTCTATAGTTCCGCCATCACCACTAGTATTAGCTTCCGTTAAAGCGAAAATACCGCTATTGTTACTCTTTCCTACACCAGAAATTAAAACATCTCCAGCAATATTCAATTTGATATTCCCTCCCTGTCCAGTCAGAATATAATTACCTGAACCTCTTTCCAGTTTGCTAGCTATAGATGCACCATTGGTCAAATCTAAGGAAGCTGCTTGAATATCAATTGTGCCTGCCTTTTTATTCTCACCAAAGAAAGAAACATTACTCGCTATTCCCGTTCCTGGACTATCTTGTGGTCGCACACGGAAACCATCTAAACTAATTTTGCCAGTAGCTCGAATTGTAATATCGCCCGCCCGTTTATCTATCCCAGAACCAAAATTATTTGCTAAAATTTCGGCACCATCTTTCATAGTTAGCGAGTTTGTCGAAATATTAATATCACCACCATTACCTTTAGAATGCCGAAACTCTGCTAATGTAAAAATGGCGCTGGGAGTTGGTAGTTGATTTTGATCCGAATATGGATCTAGACGATTACCATTACCAGTAAGAGAAAGAATATCTCGCACATTAACATTAATATTCCCTGCATCTCCACTTCCATAGGAAATACTCCTCAATTGAGCGCCATTTTTAAGAAAAACAGATTGAGCCTTAACAGTAATATCACCTGCTTTGCCAATATCAGATGATTCACTTCTCACAAAGACATCATCTAAGGAGAGTGTGCCTCTTGCCAGCAGACTAATGTTACCGCCATCTTCAATAAAAGAACTAGTATCAATATTCCCGTAAGTTGTAATATCACCTCGCGAATCAATAGTCACATCGCCAAAGGCATCAATTGACCCAGTAATAATTTTGCCAGGTAAATTATTAGGTGCGTACTGATTAGTTAACAGAATTTTGCCATTTATAGGTTCCAATTCTGGAGAATAATTGACATTTTTAATGCTATTAATATTGATATCTGCGCTGGTGCTAGTTGCATTAGTGTTGACGTTACCAATTAGCTCTAAAATTGGATTTGGTGTCAGCCCGGGAGTAGCAAAAGCAGTAGTTCCAGCACGAATATCTAATGTTGGTTCCGTTGCCCCCTGAATAGACACAACATTTGTGCCATTAGGCAAAGTAGTTGATAGCGGGACATCTTCTGTAATTGAGTTTTCTGGTTCAGTTGTGTCTGCACCTGT contains:
- a CDS encoding class I SAM-dependent methyltransferase — translated: MNQINLWTSADHALSYLAKADSIPHRTEGEAVLLEQVPKTVKRILDLGTGDGRLLALLKIDRPQAESIAVDFSATMLEAVKNRFSGDTTVQVISHNLDYPLPELGTFDAVVSSFAIHHVTHDRKCSLYTEIFQILEPGGIFCNLEHVASPTQVLHEHFLHSIGFTIETEDPSNKLLDVETQLNWLRNIGFTDVDCYWKWLELALLIGKKPQSI
- a CDS encoding RluA family pseudouridine synthase; amino-acid sequence: MVFLHPLTDFINSNCAANNALAEYYYEGYCPQSGNLLRLPRTPLIEAIAQGLMQQLASDERYSLEGKMYGVLQVELPTGEQRVIKAFSGLLHSCSVVEGWVPPIPGREEVAVDEARTLAQLEAIKQELITLQQIPERQQYESLSREFVQQLQAMNDRHRDRKHQRQEKRQLICETLTGEALTIALKELDEESRQQGIERKLLKRQQNEVLQPLKQLIAAADMRIQELKQQRKQLSRQLQAQMHAAYTLINFYGKSRSLQQLMPEGLPTGTGDCCAPKLLQYAAMHRLKPLAMAEFWWGSASTDGEKIPGKFYPACTERCQPLMGFLLSGFPEMAEKLAIIYEDEWLIAVNKPPGLLSVPGRYLDTQDSVLSRLRNVLPDGMSLNTVHRLDRDTSGILLLARDRQTYRQLSIQFQQQQVHKIYEALLSGIVNVDAGVIELPLWGNPNHRPYQQVNWEYGKPSITHFQVIAREGNYTRVEFKPPTGRTHQLRVHAADIQGLGTPILGDSLYGLSAEFTRLYLHAREIYFQHPQLKETLHLKTETPF
- a CDS encoding Uma2 family endonuclease — translated: MVVTTAKWTIDEYHRMIAAGILDDRRVELLKGEIIEMSPEGEPHPYFSTEAGEYLSRILGERATIRPAKPITLPNNSEPEPDIAIVQRLGREYLNHHPYPENIFWLIEYSDSTLEKDLEIKSKVYAEAEIPEYWVVNLRKRQLIVFRDPQDGEYASKSTLTGGTIYPIAFSDIAVAVDYIVSN
- a CDS encoding NTP transferase domain-containing protein, whose protein sequence is MESINQKIETEQAKIAIMILAAGASTRMGTPKQLLLYQGRSLAQYITEIAIASVCEPVVVVLGAYAEQIRPQINELPVTIVENLDWAFGMGSSIKTGMNFLHSLNQKITAVVIVLCDQPFLSPEVINQLVDAYHTTQKPIIACEYAGTLGVPALFSHQFFTELATLPGNSGAKKVIQNNLNQVFSIPFNLGDIDIDTPSDYEKLSNKDWGLGTGDWGRGR
- a CDS encoding filamentous hemagglutinin N-terminal domain-containing protein translates to MLSSPRQQLWQLRLLNLLAICGVFIAWIGSARAQIIPDGTLGGESATLKPNANVQGLPATLIEGGATRGVNLFQSFLQFNVGDSQRIYFANPAGIENIWTRVTGSDRSNIFGTLGVDGRANLFLLNPNGIIFGPNARLDVAGSFLATTANSFVFDNGLKFSATNPEAAPLLTVSIRPGLQFGANHPASISNTGNLTTGQNLSLIAGNLDLQGRLQAGKDLTLQAQDTVKLQDTTANPLIVAAGGKLLIQGNQNIDIFALNHPDSGLFAGGDMVLRSANTVGGDAHYWSRGNFRIEKLDSSLGKLSSPNDPIIRASGDVSFDSYEGASLHIFAGGSVNIDSIFITGADTTEPENSITEDVPLSTTLPNGTNVVSIQGATEPTLDIRAGTTAFATPGLTPNPILELIGNVNTNATSTSADININSIKNVNYSPELEPINGKILLTNQYAPNNLPGKIITGSIDAFGDVTIDSRGDITTYGNIDTSSFIEDGGNISLLARGTLSLDDVFVRSESSDIGKAGDITVKAQSVFLKNGAQLRSISYGSGDAGNINVNVRDILSLTGNGNRLDPYSDQNQLPTPSAIFTLAEFRHSKGNGGDINISTNSLTMKDGAEILANNFGSGIDKRAGDITIRATGKISLDGFRVRPQDSPGTGIASNVSFFGENKKAGTIDIQAASLDLTNGASIASKLERGSGNYILTGQGGNIKLNIAGDVLISGVGKSNNSGIFALTEANTSGDGGTIEVKTGGNISLSDRAQIQADNNGLGVAGTIKLIAGNTFSVDNSNITSESNNNNLDSHSAIYIEATKDSVFLNQARISTTNFGLGYAGDIIIGAHNEVSILNSSTFNPANEIKGIFSNGYLGNIYIGLTKDSSLIPQKVTFDHSFLTTSNLVEGNNQQEIFTKDAGNIIIRTLGELSLSSSNLESATYGDGGGGYIDIKARSVSLSNQSSLLADTLGTGKAGSVTVNATGGSVSLAQSSINTGSNQLTSDPSKPNLTGKGGGGDINIRADSLSVTNNSYLNASTFGSGHSGNFLITVDKAISFTDSSILNARTYGTGKAGNVNITAQSIAFSNESLIQAETFGSGNAGNLEITAQLLSLSNTSRIDAQTFGSGNAGNINIKTQSLSLTEGSRFNADTRSSGKGGNININPWNEQNPAAASVNISGYALINKFSSGLFVNTESTVTNAGAGGNIAIHTGTLSISDGGVLSAPSKSSGNGGDISVNVNNLEITGGGQILTNAYRSGAAGNIKINATDNITIAGQDFKYQERLKQLIAIFSNIKDNYDFVQPNNEQEAKRILGSINQYSGLFANTEIDSTGQGGTINIDPRQVTIKDSARISVDSQGSGVAGSLSITADRLTLDNQAKITADTNSGQGGSIALNLQDLLLFRRQSLISTTAGRQGAGGDGGAIAIKLNSNNGFIVSPSLENNDIAANAFSGSGGTIEIDAKGVIGLATLTRQELEQKLGTTDPAKLDSQYLQTNDITAISQTDPQLNGVISISSPDIDPSKGIVSLPTNANDPSQQIAQNCGAGDEKTAGQFTDVGRGGLPPKPDELLSANTVWEDIRLTANSLNTSNPSYNTTAKPPQQKAVLVMPATGWVFNDKGDVTLVSQTPKTAASWLNSSSCAVKK
- a CDS encoding tetratricopeptide repeat protein; this translates as MDNNDQTFSQPEVIQPLQVEIPLQSKAVSLYVQQAYNHFAQGDVEGAIADFNIALCIHPNSAELYIARGNFRKHKLGDRLGAIEDYTQAIFINPDNAFFYFCRSQTYQELGNQQKAIEDYNIGLTLAPEGTMCCLI